The sequence CATACTTATTGTACATATTAAAAGTGCTTATTTGTTGTCCTGTTGCAGTGTGACTGCAAAACTTGGATGCTTTGATGTGTTGCATCAGAGATGCTGCATGGAGTAATGATGCTATCAAGTCATTACTCCCTTACTAGCTAATCCCTATATATCCCTCCCATCCCTCCTTAATATATGTATACATTACTGTTATACAGTCAAAGCCAGAAATCCTCCTACCTTCAGGTCCCTGTAAACTACATTGCGTGAATGAAGATACTCCAGTGCTGACACTATTTCTGCACCGTAGAATCGAGCCCTGTCTTCTGTGAATACTCTGTCCCGGGATAAGTGAAAGAAGAGCTGCAAGAGaattaaaaacaggaaagagcTCAAAAAAATATTCGTAAATCCTCTCAAGACATTGGattcctgaaaagaaaaaagcacattGGAATACATTTCTCAAATCAAACCTATTCTTTTTTATTCAATAATGTGACCCAATACTGCAGTGTCCTCTATGTTTTTGCCCTTCTGCAACTAGCCATTTTCCAAAAGGTCACGCAAAGAAATGACACAACagtaagagaaagaggaagacttACTTCTCCTCCATTTGCATACTCCATCACAAAGCATAGCCGGTCGTGTGTTTGAAATGCATATTTTAGTGTCTGTAAAAGAGGGAAGATGAATTACTGACTGTTTTATACTGATGAAAGTCCAGTCATTGTAGGAAAGCAGAAACTGAAACAACAATAGATGCACCGTTACCCACCGTTAGAAAAGGATGCCGTGTGTTTTGGAGAACTCGGCtttctgtaactgtgtgtgCCACCTCATCctaaatataaacacacattCAGTACTTGGAGTGTAAACAACACCTAACTAACTGCTCAGAATTCTGCTACTACACATATTGAAGTGACAGGACTCACTTTAGCAATGATAACTTCTTTGCGCAGGATTTTCATGGCATAGTACATCCCTGTGGCCTTCTCCTTCACCAGGATCACTTTACCAAATGTCCCTTTGCCCAGAAGCTTCAGGTAGTCAAAGTCACTCATAGTCTGAGAAAACAGAGGTCAAAGATCAGCCGAGACAAATTAATGGGTCTACGAGTGCTCTTGAACGAAACTCAACTCTCAAAGATGCCACCAATGTTTCATCTTCGAACTCTGATTGGACTGAAGGATGTGTTGTTATGTATAAATACATCGGAACTACCTCTATCTAAAATGTAAAGTAACAGCTACTGGACACTGCTGATGTATCCTAGCATGTTGATTTCTCGTGTTAATGACAGGCAACATGTTATGCCATGATGTAGTTCAAAATATTGCTAATTTTTCATATTGCATgagaaacaaaagcaacaagatGGACTGATATTCATTTCAAAGAATTACTTCAAAGACTTGTGCAGGCCTCTGGTGTACAGAATGTAAGGGAGGTGACAAGGAGGCAGATCACAATTTGAATTATAtcgcacaaacacaaagtaaagcAGAACACTTCAACTGGGATAAGATGTGATAGGAACACTTTTACCCCATAAATTAAGACTTCTTTACAGAACAACAAACTTGTATTTGATCAGTACACATTAACAGCTATACATGTTATATGTTTTTAATACTCAATAACAACCTCACTGGTTGTTATTTTCAACAATCTTCAAAATCAATTGAAGTGACTTAGCAattgataaaatatataatgaaatgTTACCCTGAACTCCTTTAAAGATTGCTTCATCAAAaccaagggggaaaaaaaagctttgagaAAGAGGCTTAAAGTTTGAACAACTTGCTCAATAAAGATGAGCTTAGCTGGACAAACACAGCATACACTCAGCTGCCAGGCACTGCTTGTGCAAATACTGACCACTTTTGTGTGGGATTTGGACACAGCAATCTCCATGTCCTCCATGCCACTGCTGTCACTCGGGGAGCCAAATTTGATCTCCATGGGCTCCTCATCCTGCTGCTGACTCTTCAGGCTGTTTGCTACCGCCTGGATCGATCGCATCCATTCCTCCCTGATTGGagcaacacacatgcatcaaagtagtcaaaatttaaataaatctcAGTGGGAAAATCTGTAGTCTAGCATGCTAAGTTTAGAAGGTAGAGGATAATCCGTGTACTAGTCATCTAGGGGCTGCTGGGATTTGCTACTTGGCAGAGACGATGTAAACAAAGCCCAATGACGAATGCTTGGGTTAGAGGTGAATAATCAGGCCTAATCTGGCCCTGAATTCTCTTTAGATTATGATGGCTGCTCATACTTGGAAACTAAATGGCTTTCAGTGAGTGTGGTTAACAATGACCCATTTATCGACTCTGGATTAATTCTGGTCCATTCTGTGTCTTTccgtttttattcttttaaagctgttttaagATGTGATCAAAACTACATACTAAAATCAACTTGGTTACACAAAGGATTTTGTatcatataaattaaaaaacatattGCCAACATTTGGATACCATGGCAACGCTATATAAAACtctgctgttgttttaaatcTGTAATCTCCAAGACCGCACATGTATGATCAGTTCACTTATTTAAACTTGTTATGTATCTGAAACAAAAGAAAGGGCAAAATCCACTTCAGAGCAATTAAATAATAACtggatataaataataaataactggAGTCTGGTTCTAGTGAAACAGCGCTCTGCAAATGATGATAAAGAAAACAAGGTTTATTGAGCTCAAGCAGAGTTTATGTCAtctctgaacaatatttaaGTTCATTTTTAGGATATTTATGTAGTATGGAGAGACAAATTACAGACAAAAGCCATTTTCACAAGTAAACAGAATTTTAAGATGCACCAGCCTAAAGCCACTGTGATCGACACTTTTCCCACAGAGAGTGGGAAGTCTTACCTCTCCTCATTGCTGTCTACATGGAAAGTCCGCTCAATAACGGAGGTCCACTGCAGACACCGAATGACAAACGTGTTGGGCTTGGGGCGCTCCGTCTTCATCAGCTGGCACTCTGCAAAAGCACAGACACTTCAGCTGAAGGCACCAACAATAAAACAGAGTTTAGATATTGCACTGACTCAAGTTTGTCAGCCAGAAGGGAAAGTTGACCTGCGACAGAGAAGTTGTTGAGTGGTGGGAGGTTGTGGTCACTGGACACCTCAGGCTTCTCTTTGTAGCCAATGAAGGAGCCATTGCTCTTTAAGATGAAGTAACGAGGACGCCATGTTTTAATATATTCACCTGAAAaacagattatttatttattaattttttttaaagagaggcCAGTGATGTCTGACTTTCCTATACATGTACTCGAACATCATTACACTGGGAATCCAATAAGGCTGTCACAGCTGTTCTCTGTCAATAAAGGAACCCCTGACAAGCTCACGAGAAGTAGCTaatacttaaaatataaaattatgtcATTTAATGCAGACTCAGGTGATGGATATTGAACACAAAGGTCCCCTTACCTCTCTTGTGGAGCCATCCCTCTCTCACAACACTGACTTCATTCATGCTGGGGCAGAAGACTGTCTGGGTAGGGAGGGGGCTGCAGACAGGTTGGTGGAAATTGTGCAAGCTGTTCTTATTGGTCAAGTGCCTCACTGTGGCTcagataacaacaacaaaaaaagaaagaaatacctGGAGGAAAGAACCAAGCACGCCAGTTAAATTGAGAATAACCAAGAAGAGTATGAAAGGTAAAATACAACAAAGCCAGTTAAAAAGCCAAGTTAAATAGGTTATCTACATTCATTTAAATAAGAAACACGCAGAGCTGCACAGGATTATCGGAAAAGTGTAATGTTAGTTGTCGATAACTACTAAAAACGTTCCCTGAATGGACAATTCGGTTCCTCACTTTGAATAGGAACACATAGCCTCAagtaattgtttttaatgttcacTAAGGTGCAGGGGAACGAAAATGAATACGAGAAGACACGATGCCTAAAGGAAGCAAAACGGTGAAGACAAACTGAAactgacacacatgcacaaagaaaaaaaagtgttgctcTTGATGCCTATCTGACTGCTGTCATTGCAGCAATGTGCCTGAGTAAACTCTCCACCTTCTGCCACTTTGAAAAGCAACtccacaacaaaagaaaactgctGCAATTTGCACATCATTATCATGACCACTCCAGGTGCCGTCATCATTATCTCATGCAAATCTCTCTGACAAATCTTTACCACCCcccggtgtttgtttttttgtttgtttgttttttttactgtcacGTTATAGCCAAACGTAGTAGATCCTCGTATTCGAGCAATAGCCAAGTGAAAGTGATCAGGAAATCAATGCCGCTCATCTAACAGTGAAATGGCTGAAACGCTGTGTAATGTCAAAAAGCAACAACGGCTCTTGTTAAATGTTTGTGGAGAGGCCTTGGTGATCCAGGGTCAGTCCTGAATCAACAGCTTATGTTAGATAATAGGTTTACCGGAATTTCGCAGCGTTTCGGTGAAAATGAAGGGGTTGAATATTACAGTGCGTACAGTCACAAAGACTGTTTGAACTGCCTTGTTTACAAAGATGAAACAGATAAGGCTCCCCTCGACTtcagactttcttttttttttatgactatCCTTAGTTATCACAGCTTGGCCAGAATAATAGGTAATTGCTCTCTGAGATAATAAACAAGGAGGACATTTCCTTGTAAACTTACACCCCTTTGTTTTTACAGACGTGACCTCTCCTCCCAACACTACCAGCCAAGCGTTAAGGTTGTTTTTTGCCCTAAAATGCAGCAACTCTTAAAGAAACGGAGGCAAGCCGACATATATGCTGCTACTCTGTcggaaaatataatttaattcaAATTTAAAACTAAGCACCGTACTCAGCGCGACCACAATCTGCCAAACGTAAACATTACCGTAAAGTTAACACGTCCACATCCTCCAGTGGTGTAGCTAGCTAACTGAAACAAAGTCAACAAATGCTACTCCTCCAAGTCCAAAGCGGGCTCAAAGCTTCTCTAGCTTATGAGTAGAGTAGTTACAACACTCCCAGCTAACATTATAGCCGATGTGCAGCTAGGCCAAGTGGCGCGTCAGGTAGCAGCGAGGACACTGACCGTGACCGCATTACGACCAAACAAGGCAGCTAGCCAAAATATCCTTCAAGCTAGCAGCTAGTTAGCATGTTAGTTAGCCGTTTGCGGTATTTCTCGTTACTCTGGTTGTTCTTACCTCGGCTTCAGTGACAACGAAGAAGTCCCAGCCGTCGCTTCTTTGAAAAGGCTCGGAGCTACGCTATCGCAGAGCTACCCTCAGATATCACTGGAAGCGTGTGTGTATTGAACTCTGTCAATGATCACACAGCTTAGCGGACTGCTCGCCGagcttgttttcttctctgacaACAACAGCGGTAGCGGCGGCGTGCTTGCTCAAGTCGCTGCTGCAGTTCTCTGTTGAAACGTGTGTGAACAGACCAGGGAACAGATTCCACTAAGGTGCGAAGTGCCGGGCAGGTAAATGCGATGACAAGTAATTAAAAAGAACAATCCAGGAGAAAAGAAAACGCCTCTTTGGAGTTTAATAAGGTTAGCACTGAAGCCCTCCGTCCCAGCCAGACAGTACAGCGGCCCCGCAGACTCACACTAAAAGGAAGTGACGTACGAGACCAGAGAGGGGTCCACTGCACCTGAACGGTCAGTGTGAAAGTACATCAAGTGCTTTGCTGTAACCTTAGCCTGAAAGAGCTGGACTGAGTGACAGGGAGGCAGTCGTGTGAAACAAGCCAAATTAATGTTAATGGATCTCAAGTCAGTCAGCTAGGAGTTTTAAAAGCAAACAGAGTCACAGCTGCAGTGTAGCATGTAAAGTGGAGGGATTAAAGAAGACAGAGGCGATTTTATTACCActacatattttattatttaaatgtctTCTAAAACTGCTCCTTTGTATTATAGCGTATGAATCACTTCCTTAAAAACATCAGAGAGGTTTACTCTGCTGCCTTTGCTGCTTTCGCTGCAGGTAGCGAGCACGAGCTTCGCTCACTGTGGTTTCGTCGTTTCGCTTCTCCAGCTTCTTCATTGCATCCTCATCAGAAACCTctggaagattaaaaaaaacaaacagaaaagcaccGCACAGGTTAACCCTTTTAAATTCACCCTCTTTGAGCTATTTTTGATGGTATCTCTCAGTAATGTGAGTACAGACCAAGAACCACAATATtatataacaataaataaatacatacatcatAAATACATATTCTGACAAGTCAGTTTTATCCTCTTCCATTTAATATAGTAccaaatcacaccaacagttgcctcaaagtgctttatagtGTAAGGTAAGGACCCTAcacaaatacagagaaaatcccacgACCCCttataagcaagcacttggtcatagtggaaagaaaaaactcccttttaagaggaatAAATCTCTTGCAGAACCAGAATGATTACATTTAGAGTGGTGTATAACACATGGTGAAAAGAGGTGAGAGAAgtcaaatccaaactgggagttggtttcacagaagaggggcctgaaagctgaaggctctgcctcagATTCTACTTTTAACAACCTGATTGTCTTTTGGCGGCTTCCCTGGACTCCCATTTTGTCATTTCCTCGGCTGTAACTTCTTCTCTCGCCACACTGCTCAGTTCATAGGCGTCCACTTCATGGAGTTTGGGTAATAAATCTTTCACCCACTCATATCGAATAGGACAAACAGTCCGGATGTACACCCGTGATGTCGCCAGCACATCATGGAAGATGACCCAGTTCAGCTCTCCCTCCTGGTCAAATAGCTTGAAGCCACAAGAAAAACTCAGTAAGTTTATGTTGCAGTTTGAATACAGAGAAttatttaaagcaaaaacatttttaaaaatcatttacagATGAGGATGGATGAATGTGAACCATTGATCCATGGCCATCCATTGTACAAAACACCTTTCCAATAGACCTATGTGGGATGGGATAAAGCAATACATCAACAACCACCGTGAATTTATAATCTTTTATATATAATGAATCCCCAAATGAGGCCGTATAGCATCATTTCAGATACCTTCTTGCAACGTTACTGAAGTATCCTGTGCAGAGGCATCGCCTAAAGAGTTCACTCTTGTTGCCATCAAATGTTTCTACAGGGAAATCTTTTTTCTAGAAAGCAAGCAGGCAGATCCACAAACAATGAGAAGCAATATGAACAAATTAGCAGAGCGTCGCAGTGATGTCAAAAAGCTTTACCTGCTGGAGTCGGTGGAGGATGTCTCGTAGCTGAGTCTCCACACTAAAGGCTGACTTCAGCGCCCTCCAGTGGATCCAGTTCTCTTTACACCACGCTGAAGGTCGATCACTATAGAGCAAATAAGAGGCTCACACAGCGGCTCACAGATAAAGTCATGCAATGTGAAGTTCTagaggaagaagtggaaaatagAAATGCATCTTGTAGTACTAATCGATTATTTTCTTCACCTGGATTTGCAGGACTGAAAGACACTGAGAAGTGTGGCAAAGTCGTTCATACTGCCAGTCTTTGCAGCCAGCGCTCGGTGCTTCTTATCTGCCTCTTTCTGCTTATCAGGGTGGCCTGAGGGGAACAAGAGATCAGCCAACACTTTGTGAGCCGAAAGCTTTATTTCATACCATGTCACCTGCCTTCCCCATTTGGTAGAATGTGAAATACATACACAAATAAACCAGCATATCAGTAAATAAATGGACTGTATTGTATGTATAGCTTATTGTCCCTGTTAGAAGACATTTCCTTTAAATTATCAACATTAAAATTTACTGCGGACCTGGCCTGATGAAGATGTTCTCCACCGACAGCATGGCCGCCACAGCAAGCAACAGGTCTTGGCAGCCGAGGGAGGCAGCCTTGAGCAGGGCCCTGGTGAGGCCTGGGTGTAGGGGGAACTCCACCATCAGCTCCCCAAGCTTTGTCACATTTCCTCTTCTACAGCCCAAACATCAAAGAGATAAGAGGATAAGAGCTCATGAAATTTACACAAGACATTGTGTAAATTTCATGCccctgaaaaaacaacaatacaCTGGATTTAAAAAGTCTACACATCCTTGATAAAATGCCATGGttttgtgatgtaaaaaaaatcacaagaccAAGATAAATGATTTCAGAATCGTTTCCACGGTTATTGTGATCTAGAATAGTGGTCTCCAAACCCCGGACgtcggactggtaccggtccgtgagtcgtttggtaccgggccgcgagagttgaggctcaggtgtgaaatgtatggttttcaggggttttatcggttttcagcgttattttgttatcatttttatcattaacgctgttttcctgggtcttttcacgtgtgttatgaataaatcttttttttggtaccggtactagttttattttgttgtatttatccgcgacaccttaaaggccggtccgtgaaaaatattgtcgggcataaactggtccgtggcgcaaaaaaggttggggaccgctgatctagaACACATATAATTCAACTGGTAAACAATATAAACTTAgataaaatcaattttaaagtACAATAATCTAGTTGCATAAATATGAACACTAACACTTTGTtgacatttttgattttaataCAAAATTGAGTCCTTTTTGGGTAGGAGTCAGCACAGCAATTGTTAACTTGGTAACTTGCCCACTCTTCCTTGCAAAAGCGCTCCAAAGCTGTCCGATTGCAAGAGCGTATCCTGTGCACAGCCCTCTTCGGGTCACTTCAAAGATTTTCCATTGAATTTAGGTCTGGGCTCGTGCTGGGCCATTCTAAAACTTCAATCTTCTACTGGTGAAGCCATTACTTTGATGATTTGGGTGTATACTTTGGATTGTTGTGGTGAAAGGGGAAATTCCTCTTCATCTTTCTAGCAGACACCTGAAGACTTTATGACAAAAATGACTGATATTTGGAACTGTTTGTAATTTCCTCCCACTTGACTAAAATTCCAGTCTCAGCTTAAGAAAAACAGCCTCTAAAGCATGTTCTTGCCACCACCATGGTTCACCATGGGTATGGTGCTCGTTTGGTGATGTGCAATGCTGTTTTTTCTGCCAAACAAACCTTTTGGAATTATGACCAAAACGTTCAGCCTTGGCCACATCACACTATAACATATTTTCCAACACACTTTTGGAAGACTTCATGTTTGTTCAATGTATGCAAAATTTAGCTGGGATCAGATGTTTTTCTCTATAAGAAAAGGCTTCCATCTTGCCATCCTTAACCACAGGGACTGCTGTCACATGTAGTGCACAACCAGTTCTTGCCAGAAGTTCAGGCAGCTCCTTTAATGCTCCTGTAGTCCTTTTCACAGTAATGTCACTATGGCTCAGGCAGTAGAGTGGGTTATCTACCAATCAGATGGTTGGTGGATTGCTCCGACTCCTCCAGTCCTGATGtcgaagtatccttgggcaagatgcctAACCCTCAGTTGCCCTCAGTGCATCCGTAAAGTGTATGTGAGTGTTATAAAGCACTTAAGTAATACATAAAATCACTGTATGAGTGCGTGTGACTGGATGAATAAAACCTGTGGtagaaagcactttgagtgctcattgAGTGGATATTTACAGAAGTAACATTTGCACAATATTTTCTCCACTTGTTGATGATAATCTTTGCTGTGTCTTGTGGTGTATTTAATGACCTAAAGTTTTGTCCTTCCAACGATGATGCTTTGTAGGCTCTTTGTGGACCAGCTTGTAAGATGCAACTAAAGTAAATGTAAGAAAAATCCTACAAGAACAGCTGAACTTTAACTGATGGCAGATTGGTGATTGGTGTGTTTTGACCATAGTCATATCACTTATTATAAAAGAGTGTACACACTTACgcattcatgtttgttttttaattgggTGGCACATCTTATAGTTAACATTAAAGTTTGGAAGTGATTTATCTTgctgtcattattttacattGCAAAAAATTTAACTTTTATAGAGGTGTGTAGACTTTTAAATCCACTGTACTCACCTGTCGATGGCATCAAACTGGTAGAGCTGCTTTAGTGCTTCTAGTATGAATCTTTCCTCTGGACAGTCCAGATAAGGAAaccttaaaaacaaatcaacctTGTTAATGAATAAATCGGTGACAACAGGAAGGCAAAGTTAGTTAAACTACACTGAATAAGAAACTGAGACAGAATGAGGTAAAAATATACCTGATGACATCATGAATTCCCAGGCACTTCAGCGTGAGTATCACAGCGGTCAGACTCGTCCTCTGGATCTCTGGAATTGTGTATTCAGGCATACACTTCTCCCAGAATTCCTTGGTATAGAttctgaaacatttcccagCTGAAGTTCTTCCAGCTCGACCCGCTCTCTGCTGCGCCTCACTCCTGATTACAAAAAAGATACATCAAGTCTCTGTTAAAGCTGTACGCAGGTCTAAAATgacttaattttttcagaaactcACTTTGAAATAGGCACAACCTCCAAGATATCCATGCCCACCCTCGAATTGTGGTTGAGCTGCTTCACGAAGCCGCTGTCCACAATGTACCTAAATGTGGACAAGAATAGCATGACGATGTGTTTGCCAAAAGGTGTGAGAGAGACTGTTAAACCACTGGACCGACAgtctttactcactttatgcCATTGATGGTGAGAGAGGTTGCAGCAATGTTTGTGGCCACGACACACTTTCTTATTCTTGGAGGTGGTGGCTGAAAGATCTGCCGTTGTTGAtctaagacagaaaaaaaaaagaaagaaaagaagatgaCATCACAGTAACACCACACAAAGCTGACACTGGCTCCAATCTGACAcaattgtgtgtgtttaccagtAGGCATGGATCCATAAAGGGGCAAAATGAGAAGGCCATCCACTGATTGGTCTGTTACATCATAGCGATAGTCTATGCACTCGGCTTTCTCGAACAGCATGTCACAGGCGTGTTCAATCTCAGACTgacctgtcaaaaaaaaaaaaaggaaataatgtgGCTAACTATCAATATTATTTTAATGAGTATGTTGCAGTCTTGATATTTGATGAAGACTAATCATTATTTGCCTGTCAAAAACACCAGAATATCCCCAGCCATTTCACTAGTGTGAATGTCCAGAGCCACTTTCACAACCTGTGGAGCAGAAGGTGTAAAATCTGATAAACGCAAGCCAAACACATCAATCTACAACATATCTAAGCTTACCTAATCACTAACAATTATTATTGGCTAAAGCAGTGCCTGATTTCCAGATGACCCTGAGTACCTCTTTTACATAACCAGTGCTTTCCAGATCTTTAGGTCCAACAGCCGACCCAAACGTGCAGGTTACAGGAAACGTCCTCCCAGGAATAGCGAAGACGGGGCAGTTACTAAGAAAAGCTGATAGTTTGTCCGTTTCCAAAGTGGCCGACATCACCACCACCTTCAGAGGGAAGGATCGGCCCTTGGTGGCCTTGGCTGGGTCAGTGAAGACTTTCTTTATTAAACCCAAGAGAATGTCcttgtaataaaacacacagagaaacaaacttaaaagggggagaaaaaaaaactttcaccaAAAGGTGGCAGTGTTTGAATGGATAACTTTAGTGCAGTTGTTTACCCCATTCAGTGTTTCAATCTcctatgttgtttttaaatcattttgtaTATTTGCTATCTTGAAAGATGAGTTCTAACTAATCTAATGTTTCTATGTTGTTTTAAAGACTACACAGTGCCTGCTCCTCTAACTACCAAAACATTTGAGTACGATTGTAGCAGGAGCTACCCATGATGGGTGCATGTAAACCTTGGCCCACCACAGATATGACGTCacagaatttgttttttttaaaggctgtaattcagttttttgttcatttgtttgtttgtgtttgagggCTGGAGGTTTTGGTTTAAGGTAGTTGATAAGCTTTGTTATGTGTCAGTGTCCTAACAACATGATGTTAATTACTCTGGGTGAGGAGGGTGACTCACTGTGTTAAGGCTGCGTTCATGGACTTCATCCAAGATTATAACACTGTACTGAGAGAGTGCAGGGTCTGCCAGCACCTCCCTCAGCAAACAGCCGTCTGTCATGTACTTCACCACCGTGTCCTGGCTCAGGCACAAACAAGtgtgtgtcaaaaaaaaaaatactgaaaacacgTATTTTCTGCAGgggataaattattattattattattattattattattattattataggtagtagtagtattataattattagatttttttttacctgtgacGTGCAGTCATCAAAGCGGACCTGATAGCCAACTTCCTTTCCCAGAGTGCACTGCATCTCCTGGGCTACCCTCTGGGCCACAGTGATGGCAGCGACCCTGCGCGGCTGAGTGATGCCAATTTTGCCATCTTtacaaaaacctgaaaaaaaaacaaacagacaaaagttGGCCATCGTTTTCATTTAATGGTCGCCACACTAACTTCGCACTATTCAGACGGTTCAGTTCAGGTACACTGCATGTATATGGTGACTTTACGTGCAGAATTAgagtatgtctgtgtgtttgacaATAAAAGTCAGCTTACCTGCTTCACGCAGGTACTGTGGGAGTTGTGTGGTTTTCCCGCTGCCAGTCTCACCGGTGACCACCAGGAAGCTGCAGTCTCTGACAGCTTGAATTAGTTTGCTTTTGTGCTGATAGATGGGCAGACGTTTTGACCCGTCTTCTTTTGGGCTCCATTTCGCTG comes from Astatotilapia calliptera chromosome 14, fAstCal1.2, whole genome shotgun sequence and encodes:
- the akt2 gene encoding RAC-beta serine/threonine-protein kinase produces the protein MNEVSVVREGWLHKRGEYIKTWRPRYFILKSNGSFIGYKEKPEVSSDHNLPPLNNFSVAECQLMKTERPKPNTFVIRCLQWTSVIERTFHVDSNEEREEWMRSIQAVANSLKSQQQDEEPMEIKFGSPSDSSGMEDMEIAVSKSHTKVTMSDFDYLKLLGKGTFGKVILVKEKATGMYYAMKILRKEVIIAKDEVAHTVTESRVLQNTRHPFLTTLKYAFQTHDRLCFVMEYANGGELFFHLSRDRVFTEDRARFYGAEIVSALEYLHSRNVVYRDLKLENLMLDKDGHIKITDFGLCKEGITDGATMKTFCGTPEYLAPEVLEDNDYGRAVDWWGLGVVMYEMMCGRLPFYNQDHERLFELILMEEIRFPKNLAPEAKALLAGLLKKDPKQRLGGGPDDAKEVMSHKFFTSINWQDVIDKKLIPPFKPHVTSETDTRYFDDEFTAQSITITPPDKYDSLDVEDSDQRTHFPQFSYSASIRE
- the dhx40 gene encoding probable ATP-dependent RNA helicase DHX40 translates to MSKSAKWSPKEDGSKRLPIYQHKSKLIQAVRDCSFLVVTGETGSGKTTQLPQYLREAGFCKDGKIGITQPRRVAAITVAQRVAQEMQCTLGKEVGYQVRFDDCTSQDTVVKYMTDGCLLREVLADPALSQYSVIILDEVHERSLNTDILLGLIKKVFTDPAKATKGRSFPLKVVVMSATLETDKLSAFLSNCPVFAIPGRTFPVTCTFGSAVGPKDLESTGYVKEVVKVALDIHTSEMAGDILVFLTGQSEIEHACDMLFEKAECIDYRYDVTDQSVDGLLILPLYGSMPTDQQRQIFQPPPPRIRKCVVATNIAATSLTINGIKYIVDSGFVKQLNHNSRVGMDILEVVPISKSEAQQRAGRAGRTSAGKCFRIYTKEFWEKCMPEYTIPEIQRTSLTAVILTLKCLGIHDVIRFPYLDCPEERFILEALKQLYQFDAIDRRGNVTKLGELMVEFPLHPGLTRALLKAASLGCQDLLLAVAAMLSVENIFIRPGHPDKQKEADKKHRALAAKTGSMNDFATLLSVFQSCKSSDRPSAWCKENWIHWRALKSAFSVETQLRDILHRLQQKKDFPVETFDGNKSELFRRCLCTGYFSNVARRSIGKVFCTMDGHGSMVHIHPSSSLFDQEGELNWVIFHDVLATSRVYIRTVCPIRYEWVKDLLPKLHEVDAYELSSVAREEVTAEEMTKWESREAAKRQSEVSDEDAMKKLEKRNDETTVSEARARYLQRKQQRQQSKPL